Below is a genomic region from Papio anubis isolate 15944 chromosome 14, Panubis1.0, whole genome shotgun sequence.
TTCCAGGCAATAGGAATTAGGTTGTATAATCCACGTGGTTAGATTCCACTATCTATTCCATCTAGCCCGGGAAGATTCCAACTATCTTTCTTCACCATGGATACAGGGACCTAAGTTTGGCTGTAAGAGTATTCTTTGTTTGACAGCCAAGGCACTGAAAAGTGACTACACACTACCCTCCTCCCAGGCAGATCTCTGACTGATCACAATATAACCAGCTCCATCCAGATATCCAGATCTCGCATCCTTTTTCGAACTCACATCGTCCCCACCCTTCTCCCCAAAAAAGCCACACAGACAGAGACAGGGAACGGAGCCTGACCCCTTCAATCAACCCCTTAGCCTGCTCCAAGCCTGAATTTCACGCCTCGTCTCCTAGCCCCACCGCCCCCGCACTGCAGTTTGAGCGTGCACAACCTCAGCGGCAGAGCTCCGCCTTGGTCCGGTCCCGGGGCCTGGGATCCTGCTGGTCCAGATTCACCGGCCCCAGGCAGACAGGATGAAACACTGGGCCGCGATGCTCCTCAGATCCCGACCACTCCTGGAGCAGGAGGCGGCAGACACACTGACAAACAGGGCGACGCGCAGACCGTGCGCACAACGCGCATCACTTGTCCGCAGAAGTGGAAGACGTACCTGGCTCGCAGAGTTGGGTCCCGAGCCAGCTGTCGGGAGGTGCTGCCCAAGGGTCAGAGGTCCCCACAGGACTTGGCCACCCTCCCGGTTCTCACTTGGAGCAGCCCTGCGGTGGCCCAGCTGCAGCGGCACAGCCCTGGCGCCTTCTGATTGGCTCAGCTTCAGCCCCTCGCGTATTCGCTTCCGGGTGAGAGGTGCCCGGTCGCCCCAGCAACCAAGTCGCACCTGGAGCTGTCCTAGCGCCTAGTTCTCTCCCGGTTGCAGAGCTGGCCGCCCAGGGGGAGTCGCAGAGTTTGGAAGATCTCTCTAACACCTCTCGGCCAAGTGAGTGCCCATCCTCCCAACGACCCGGGCAGAGAAGGGCTCCTTTAAGTCGAACTAGCGTGGAGTCAGAACTTGCTTGGCCTCCGGTAACTCCTGTAGGGGTGTGACATATTTCCTAACCGTCTAGCCGAGGGGCACGGGGGAACCCTTGGTCTGGGAATCTAGCTCTGATCTGTCGCTGTTGAGACACCCGAGGCGCGTGccaacctccctgggcctcagtttccgcTATGGTGCCGGGCGGTCTCTGTGAGGTTCCCTCTAGCTCTGACATTCCCAAGTTTCGAATGTAGAACATTTTAGCGGCAATTGAAAACAGTCCAGTTTCTGATATGATTACGTTTAATGCTGTGCTTCATAGGCATTTAACGATTGCTTCCGAAGTGCCCTTCATTCACTAGACGTTCTGTTACTATTAGTACTAAACACGGAGTCGGACAGTAGGGTGAGAAGAGATTTGACTAATCCGCCATTCGTGGGCTGGAGGAACTGGGTGGGATAGGGGATCCCGGTACAAAGCCATGGTTTTACTAGAACCCTAAGTACGACAGTAGGAATAGGCCCAGAGTGCTGTGAGGGCTCCTGAAGGAGTCTGAGGTTGAAGAAAGGCTTTGTGGGAGAGCCCATACCTGACCTGGAGCTACAAGAAAACAATAGCTAGTATTTAGAGTTTAGACACTGGGTtaagtgccattttttttttttttttttttgaatccaCTGTTGCTAATGTCAGTCCTTTGTAGTTTATTGTAGgtaatgtggtttttgtttgcttgtttttaactAGCCTAACTGGCCTTTGGTCTTTATGTCATGAAGTTTTACTGTAACCTGTCTAGGTGTGGGATTTTGCTTAGTTCCCATTTGTAGCCCATACAGTCATTTTCTTCAGTTCTGAGAAATTTTGGGGTATTTATTCAAATATCTCTTATTCTTTCCCTCTGGAATTCTTATTAGACTGACAGTAGCATTTTGGATCcactttccattattttaaaattccttgtgctacttgctttttttaattaaaaaaaatatttttccagccaTCTCACTCGCACTTTGTGCTACTTTCTAAGCACATTTTTCAACCTAATGTTCCAGTTCACTAATTTGTTTTCAACTGTATCTATTCTGCTATTCATCCCTTCTAAGAAGTTTTATTTCACCAATTATATTATTCATTTCCTGGATTGCtaattgttctttgttttttataatcACCTGTTCCTATCTCAAAGATACTAatactctccctttctctctgaggatattaCAGTTTAAGTCCTCTACCTATTGTGTTAATTCTGTTTCCTCAGAGGGGATGAACCTCTAGCCTTTCTCAACTGGCacctaaattaatttttaaattcccttgCCCCACCCATAAAAACTCTGATTCAGTAGATGTGGGGTAGAGAGAAGAAACTTAGAAGCATCTCAGGTGATTCTGAAGGATGAGCCACAGAGGATATGCCTGCATACCCTCTCTACATAAGTTTTCTTCAGTATCGGAAAATACAGTTTCTAATGTTTTAGTCCACTAAGTGTCCAGGGATCTGAGGCCCAGAATCCCCCTCAGTCTTGTggtcctctttcttcctttttcacttgGTCTCCATACCATTCTCATTCTGTGTGGACCTACCAGCCCTTCCCCACTTGctatctttattttccatttcttcctacTGCCAATTTAAAGATTCCTCACTCCACCTTACCTCTGTGGGACAATCAGTAAACCATATGGGCtaccaaagagaaataaaaacatatccacacaaaaatttgtacaccaatttttttttttttactcctaggaagctgtatgttttaaaaatttacatcagtgtttatagcagtattattcataatggccccaaactggaaacaacctaaatgtccatgaactgatgaatgaataaacaaaatatgctaTTTCTGTACAACATATCTATACAATATACttggctataaaaaggaatgaaggccgggcgcggtggctcaagcctgtaatcccagcactttgggaggccaagacgggcggatcacgaggtcaggagatcgagaccatcctggctgacacggtgaaaccccgtctctactaaaaaatacaaaaaactagccgggcgaggtggtgggcgcctgtagtcccagctactcgggaggctgaggcaggagaatggcatgaacccgggaggcggagcttgcagtgagctgagatccggccactgcactccagcctgggcggcagagcgagactccgtctcaaaaaaaaaaaaaaaaaaaaaggaatgaagtactgatacacgatacaacatggatgaaccttggaaacattaaGTGAAAAGAGCCAGACATAAAGGACcgcatattgtatgatttcatttataggaaatatccagaataggcaaatccttgaggcagaaagtagattagtggttgccaggggtttggggttgtggggtgaggggtgtTTGAGGGGAATTGTAATGGGTAACTGCtcatgggtacagagtttctttctgggataatgaaaatattctaaaattagattgtgatgatagttgcacaactctgaatctACTAAAAAACGTGAAATTGTATCTTTTAAAGGTAGattttgtggtgtgtgaattatatattaataaagctttcataataaataaattttaaaggagaTCATGTAGGCAAAATTGTTTATTTCCCCAGGACCCTACATTAGACAATGGAAATGCCAAGTAATCATGATATGCTGTGATCTTGAGAAGTAAGTCCATTTGGATAGTGTTGAAAGCACATTGGTTATAGGTCTTATGACATAAGAATATTTACgtttggctggatgtggtagctcacatctgcaaccccagcactttgggaggctgaggcgggaggatgccttgagcccaggagtttgagactggccttggcaacatagtgaaaccttgcctctatcaaaaaaaagtaaacttatgtcatttttcttaaatcttttaaaacagCTTCAGAAGTGTATAAGATCAGCTTTATCTTTCCAAATGGAGACAAGTATGGTAAGCATACACTGCAATTACTTTTTCTGTACAGAAAATTAAATAgcttaagaataaaaaaagagacttaaattttataaaactattagGATATTAACTTTATTAACTAAGATAACAGAAATCCTAATGGATAAAGAGATGTTAAAATCAAAACTCCAGTGTTAACTCTAGACGATATGCCTTGGAAACCTATGGGATCTGTCAGTCTTCCTGGCCTTTGAGTCTCAGTTGTTACAAGATGTTGTACGTCCACGGATTTACTCATCTCCGGTCTCACTGGTTTCAGTGCTAGGGAGCCAAAGAAACCCATGAGGTGTAGTTGTGATTAGGCCCAGATATAACTATTCTCGTTTATAATCTTcagtatttctcctttgtttagaTGGTGACTGTACAAGAACATCTGCTGGAATCTATGAGAGAAATGGAATAGGTATTCATACCACTCCTAATGGGATTGTCTACACAGGAAGCTGGAAAGATGACAAggtattgttgttgtttttaatactgGCAGTGGATAAATAACCCTGTGGGTTTAATGATTCCAGGCATTTCACCATTAATCAAAAACTCCTATAATGAGTAgactatataataaaaataacgaATGAtcatattaacatatattaactTATAAGTAATATTAAACTCACTGCAGAGAGCTAATCATCGTTATTACCTTTCTCATCTCCTATTCACTGAGTAAAGCTGAATCCGTtacataattttctcatttaatcctcgtaACACCCTCATGAGCTGGGTACCATTAAtactctattttacaaatgaggaaaatcaGGCTCAGGTTTCTTGCCCACCTAGTAAATGATAAAACAGGAAAGTATACCCTGGTCTGCTTGAATCCAAATTTGAATTATTAGCAACTACTTTGTACTGGTTTCTTGAACTAACTAAACTGGTTGCCCTTTAAGATTTCTGATACATTCAGGGTATCTTGAGAACCCCTATTATCTTCATCATGGACCCCTTGATGTTCAAATGCCCCAGATCCAGAACATTTGATTTAGTGGACTTCACAGATAGACACAgatgaaggaaaatgataaaaatgttgtCTTTATACTATGGAAATAAAGGACAATACAAAGTTGATTAAGTAATAATTAGCAGATGATAGActtatatttgtacatttttgaaaagttcttGGGAAACTGAAGATTAGTTTCTAAGGTAATTTTCTTTGTTACAAACAGATGAATGGTTTTGGAAGACTTGAGCATTTTTCAGGAGCAGTATATGAAGGACAATTTAAGGATAATATGTTTCATGGACTGGGGACTTACACATTCCCAACTGGGGCAAAGTATATTGGAAATTTCAATGAAAATAGGTAagcttaaaataaagaaaaaatcactgCAGTTCTGAAAGATTATTTTCTGGTACGTTTGcttaaatacttatttatttatttattgagacagactcttgctctgtcatccaggctggagtgcagtggagtgatctcagctcactgcaacctctgcctcctgggttcaaacgattctcctgcctcagccacccaagtagctgggtccacaggtgcacaccaccatacccagttaatttttgtattttcagtaggaacggggtttcaccatgttggccaggctggtctagaactcctgacctcaagtaatctgcgtgcctcggcctgccaaagtgctgagtatacaggtgtgaatcactgtgcccagctgcttaAATACTATATTTAGTTAAttctaaatattcttttataatataGTTTCTAAAAATTGTTAGAGGCCCGGTACAGTGGCATAGCACCTCAAACATCATTGATggtcaagaaatatttgttgaataaatgaagtaatTAAGCTAGAGAGCCAATGTaaactcttcatttttttaactcattgttttggttttgtatgAACTTAGATTATGTGATCCTAAAATCTTGGACACCAAATAATTGATTGTGTTTGTTTAGAATagtacttgtttttctttttcttttttcttttttttttgtagtatgtGAAGGCAGGATGCTGGGTTTAAAAGCAAAGCTTGAAAGTAAAAGATATAATGCTTCAGACATAGTATATATTATGCTAGACAATCTTATATCTGGACTGtaaattatttgtctttgttaatgaaaaacttattttctacTATTGCagggtagaaggtgaaggggaataTACTGATATCCGAGGACTAGAATGGAGTGGTAACTTTCATTTTACAGCTGCTCCAGACCTGAAATTAAAACTTCACATGTAGATGTGCTTCACATTGTAGATTTAATGTtaaattaaagtttaaatgtaGTCATTGAAGCTTTTAGTTGTGAGGAAAGCAACTTAATCTGTTATTTGAAATGACTTCATACACTACCCCATAAGTTTGCCCAATAAAACCATCACTTCCTTACGtctttttgaactttattttcattgtcttacaattagtttaaaataaattacatgattCAATTCAGTCTGCTTATTATAGTAACTACGGCAGAATCATCCAAATCTTGGCAAAGTTGATTTCCAATCCTCTGAGTTttgtcgtcttttttttttttttttagtttgtgcTTGTGTGTCCTGGTCGACATTCAccctctttgaaaaaaaaattttttaaggctataatacattttatttatttatttattattttctaacttttattttaggttcaggcatacatgtgcaggtttgttatacaggtaaactcatgtcacaggggtttgttgtacagattattttgtcccccAGATActaagcatagtatccaatagttattttttctgatcctctccctcctccaaaccTCCACCCTTAGGTAGCCCCAGTGTTTggaattttctgttcctgtgttagtttgctaaggataatgaacacaattttaagtgtacaatacattattgttcaCTACAGGTACAATGttatacagcagatctctagagcttatTCATCTTGCTTGACTGAAACTTCATGGCCTTTTATTAGTTACCTCTTGTTTTCCTATTACCCCAGCCCCTgataaccattattctactctttGATACTAcgaatttgactattttatttttcttattttttatttttttgagatggagtttcactcttgttgcccaggctgaagtgcaacagtgcgatcttggctcactgcaacctccgcctcccaggttcaagctattctcctgcctcagcctcccgagtatttgggattacaggcatgtgccaccatgtccagctaatttttgtatttttagtagagatggggtttcaccatgttggccaggctggtctcgaactcctgatccacccgcctcggcctcccaaagtgctgggattacaggcgtgagccacccaacATGGCcaaatttgactattttaaataccGCATACTTAAAAGTGGAGTCATACAGTACtggtctttctgtgactggcttgtttcacttagaataatgtcctcagggttcatccatgttgtcacaaatcaCAGGATTtctcttttaaggctgaatggtattctatcgtatgtatataccacattttctttattcattgtgGTGGACgttttgtttccacatcttggctattgtgaatagtgctgcaatgaacttaGGGTACTaatgtttatttgagatcttgatagcaattctttttttttttttttttttttgagacagaggagtctcactgttgcccaggctggagtgctatggcgtgatcttggctgactgcaacctctgcttcctgggttcaagcgattcctgtgccttggctgcccaagtagctgggattacaggtgtgcttcaccacccctggctaattttttggtattttcagtagagatggagtttcaccatgttggccaggctggtcttgaactcctggcctgcctggcctcccagagtgctgggattacaggcatgagccactgtatctggcttcaattcttttggataaatacccagaagtaggattgctgacTCAtacaataggttttttttttgttatttatttatttattattattttaccgTGGACCACTTCACAAATTTGCGTGTCATCTTTGCACAGGGGCCATgttaatcttctctgtatcattccaattttagtatatgttctGCCAAAGCAAGCacagtagttatatttttaatctcttgaggaacctccatagcATTtaccatagcagctgcaccattttgcattcccagcaacagtgggCAAGTGTATGGTAATCCAGTTcttcccactttctttctttgccCTTACTGAAAATCACAGAGTACTTTGACTACTCTGTGACCCGGCTGGCTACAGGTTTTTCTCAGCAGGCTTGAACGCAAACTGGGCCTTGAACATTCCCAGGCAATGAGAAAGGTATTTGGGTTGTTGCTCAAAACACTGAAACTGGCCCCCAGCCTTGAGCCAAATTTCTCAAACTGTCATAGAAACTCCAGACTCTGATCCCCTTGCTGCAGACATACCTGGGTATAACATTCCTTTTCTGTCTCAGCGATTGCTGCAGCACTCTGTACGGAAGTTTCCCTAATACATTCTTTGGACTGATCACCCTAGAGCTTagagtttttttctttggtaTTCCAGCCAGCCCTATCTCAGGACAGTTGGAGACTCCCTTGTGGGAAATCCCCCTGCCACTGCTTTTGGGGTAATTCCAGCCAAGGATTTGAGGATTTGGAGAGACAAAACAGCAAGGGTTCAATTTATCCACTTCCttagcatttgttttttgtttttggtgataGCCATGCTGTCTGgtataaggtgatatctcatggtggttttgatttctatttctctgatgattagtgacattgagcatttttccaaATACGTATtgaccatttatatgtcttctttggaaaaatgtctattcagttcctaacccatttttaaatcaggttattaattttttgttaccattgagttgtaagaattccttatatattttacagattaaaTCCTGATCtgatatatgatttgcagatattttcacccattctgtaggttgttaccttttcactctgttgattgtttcctttgctgtgcagaagattttggtttgatgtagtcccacttgtttactttttgttttgttgcctgtgcttttggtgtcattatCCATGAAATCATTGTGAAGACccatgtcatgaag
It encodes:
- the MORN2 gene encoding MORN repeat-containing protein 2, encoding MNGFGRLEHFSGAVYEGQFKDNMFHGLGTYTFPTGAKYIGNFNENRVEGEGEYTDIRGLEWSGNFHFTAAPDLKLKLHM